A genomic stretch from Desulfotignum balticum DSM 7044 includes:
- a CDS encoding DUF4198 domain-containing protein: MKKRIAVLVSLISLILSAQAFAHFQLIYTPDAALENGGKIPLALVFTHPFDAGHTMDMGTPEQFFVLQTRGENPVKKMDLLDALTPISWQSLTNSGKAFKTEYTARGGDHIFCLVPDPYFEAEEDSYIQQMTKMIINVGGIPGAWMEPAGLPAEIVPLSKPYDRWTGNVFQGKVLYNGQPVPGAEIEIEYLNHEPLIDRNAFARKPAVKAPQSSFELQTIFADDNGIFTFGIPKAGWWGFAALGLDEDATHKGKPCSKDAVIWIKAVDM; the protein is encoded by the coding sequence ATGAAAAAACGGATTGCTGTGCTTGTAAGTTTGATATCACTCATTTTGTCAGCCCAGGCTTTTGCCCATTTTCAGCTGATCTATACCCCGGATGCGGCCCTGGAAAACGGAGGGAAGATTCCTCTTGCCCTGGTATTCACCCATCCGTTTGATGCGGGACACACCATGGACATGGGGACCCCGGAACAGTTCTTCGTGCTGCAGACCCGGGGGGAAAACCCGGTCAAAAAAATGGATCTGCTGGATGCCCTGACGCCGATTTCCTGGCAGAGCCTGACCAATTCGGGCAAGGCGTTCAAAACCGAATACACGGCCCGGGGCGGAGACCATATCTTCTGCCTGGTTCCGGATCCCTATTTTGAAGCGGAAGAGGACTCCTATATCCAGCAGATGACCAAGATGATCATCAATGTGGGGGGCATCCCCGGGGCCTGGATGGAACCTGCGGGCCTGCCTGCGGAGATCGTGCCTTTGAGCAAACCCTATGACCGGTGGACCGGCAACGTGTTCCAGGGAAAGGTGCTTTACAATGGCCAGCCGGTGCCCGGCGCTGAAATTGAAATCGAATACCTGAACCACGAACCCCTGATCGACCGCAATGCCTTTGCCAGAAAACCGGCGGTCAAAGCACCCCAGAGTTCGTTTGAACTGCAGACCATATTTGCCGATGACAACGGCATCTTCACTTTCGGCATTCCCAAAGCCGGATGGTGGGGGTTCGCAGCCCTGGGACTGGATGAAGATGCCACCCATAAAGGCAAGCCCTGCTCCAAAGACGCGGTGATCTGGATCAAGGCTGTGGACATGTAA
- a CDS encoding LbtU family siderophore porin — protein sequence MEPRFAILRTSLCLMLFTLFISPAMAQDAASTRTVGGVKSMEDRVRHLEQAIGSGDESNRWFDRIEISGLIEIEAMHQSTDFSDPAQADEDESDIDLATVEVAMDAGISDHVDGHVLFKYEEDDLFVDEGFITLSGKERFPIFLTAGRQYLPFGNYDSHFVTDPLTLVLGETNDGAVVVGSSFAGDTVEVSAGLFNGAVDEIGEDDMVDSVVAAVSFQPFESVMMGVSYTSNLISSDGFSEAVVSGTGTVTDMVGGWSAFITTSFLERFTFIAEYAAAMDHFKAGEIYDAADTKERKPAAWNLELGVSVLENLETAIRYGGSDDGGADFLPETQYGAVANWGIFDSTNLALEYLRAEFDDDAVETDTVTVQLAIEF from the coding sequence ATGGAACCCCGTTTTGCAATATTGCGCACATCACTTTGCCTGATGCTTTTTACCCTTTTTATTTCCCCTGCCATGGCCCAGGATGCCGCATCCACGCGGACGGTGGGTGGCGTCAAAAGCATGGAAGACCGGGTCAGGCACCTGGAACAGGCCATCGGCTCAGGAGACGAAAGCAACCGCTGGTTTGACCGGATTGAGATCTCTGGTCTGATCGAGATCGAGGCCATGCACCAGAGTACTGATTTTTCCGACCCGGCCCAGGCGGATGAAGATGAAAGCGATATCGACCTGGCCACGGTGGAGGTGGCCATGGATGCCGGCATCTCCGATCATGTGGACGGCCATGTCCTGTTCAAATACGAAGAGGATGATCTGTTCGTGGATGAAGGATTCATCACCCTGTCAGGAAAAGAGCGGTTTCCGATCTTTCTGACGGCCGGCCGGCAGTATCTGCCTTTTGGCAACTATGACTCTCATTTTGTGACCGATCCTCTGACCCTGGTTCTGGGGGAGACCAATGACGGCGCCGTGGTGGTTGGATCCAGCTTTGCCGGCGACACGGTGGAAGTCTCGGCCGGCCTGTTCAACGGAGCTGTTGATGAAATCGGTGAGGATGACATGGTTGACAGCGTGGTGGCAGCCGTATCCTTCCAACCGTTTGAATCGGTCATGATGGGCGTGTCATACACCTCGAACCTGATCTCCTCGGACGGATTTTCTGAAGCTGTCGTCTCCGGCACCGGCACTGTGACGGACATGGTGGGGGGATGGAGTGCATTCATCACGACATCTTTTCTGGAACGGTTTACCTTCATCGCTGAATATGCCGCAGCCATGGATCATTTCAAGGCCGGAGAGATCTATGATGCCGCCGACACCAAAGAGCGGAAGCCGGCTGCCTGGAACCTGGAGCTGGGGGTTTCCGTGCTGGAAAATCTGGAAACGGCCATCCGTTACGGCGGATCCGATGACGGTGGGGCGGATTTTCTGCCTGAAACACAGTACGGGGCCGTGGCCAACTGGGGCATTTTTGACAGCACCAACCTGGCCCTGGAATATCTGAGAGCGGAATTCGATGATGACGCTGTGGAGACCGATACCGTCACCGTGCAGCTTGCCATTGAATTCTAA
- a CDS encoding heavy metal translocating P-type ATPase, producing the protein MTKSDTTFTICHAIPGRIRCRVPSIGRNWLIREDLIQILESREEVRWVRINDKCRSIIIRYRAGQITQTELITALRRVIDPGETARKKPETVSTASVSKNRNHRLSEEIVRSGRRFAGLSVVAGLVLTRRLLFGTAPAQTPFSPLGLITVAAALPLVRKGAGDIRNKTVSLESFLGGSIVTAAAAGEAMTALEILWITSAGELLQAWITHRSRRAIRDILQVTRKDTFILKDGVEVRIPVEKVSPGDIVVLHTGEKIAVDGRVLRGSALVDESAITGRSEPETRSSGDRVYAGTFVSQGVVFVQAEQVGDQTYLARILNLVEDSLENKAPIESVADRLARNLIKAGFIVTLATLVITRSFQRSFTVLLVMACPCATILAASTAVSAALSAAARRHILIKGGRYLEEAASVNIICFDKTGTLTTSEPEIRQMISLMGLTENELIQLAYSTEIHNAHPVALALKKEAARRGIPPIPHDECEYIPGKGVRSVIHGDEVLVGSHKLMARYGIEDRQVKTLLEKHKHLGLTQIFIARKGILLGTMGFANQERPNLEHLVARLKGGGVEKTAMITGDARYTALEMAARLKFDECRYSVLPAEKADIIRSLRDDGDRILMVGDGINDALALAEADIGVAMGTGGSEVAIEAADIALVTDDLAGVIYVRELSAKTLSVVHQNFWIATGSNIGGVVLGAAGLLSPVMAGLVHILHTLGILANSSRLLFFDIPETRGPAKRQRHKPNDT; encoded by the coding sequence ATGACAAAATCTGATACCACATTCACCATCTGTCACGCCATCCCCGGGCGCATCCGCTGCCGGGTTCCGTCCATCGGCCGCAACTGGTTGATCCGGGAAGACCTGATTCAAATCCTGGAATCTCGTGAAGAGGTCCGGTGGGTCCGGATCAACGACAAATGCCGCAGTATCATCATCCGGTACCGGGCCGGGCAGATCACGCAGACCGAATTGATCACGGCACTGCGCCGGGTGATCGATCCCGGTGAGACCGCCCGGAAAAAACCAGAGACCGTGTCCACCGCTTCGGTGTCAAAAAACCGGAACCACCGATTATCGGAGGAGATCGTCCGGTCCGGACGGCGGTTTGCGGGCCTGTCGGTAGTGGCAGGCCTGGTCCTGACCCGCCGGCTGCTGTTCGGGACAGCACCGGCCCAAACTCCGTTCAGTCCCCTGGGCCTGATCACCGTGGCCGCGGCCCTGCCCCTGGTCAGAAAAGGTGCCGGCGATATCCGCAACAAAACCGTTTCCCTGGAAAGCTTTCTGGGGGGCAGTATCGTGACGGCTGCAGCTGCGGGAGAAGCCATGACTGCCCTTGAGATCCTCTGGATCACCAGTGCGGGTGAATTGCTCCAGGCCTGGATTACCCACCGCTCCCGCCGGGCCATCCGGGATATTCTGCAGGTCACCCGGAAGGATACCTTTATCCTGAAAGATGGAGTGGAGGTCCGGATCCCCGTGGAAAAGGTGTCCCCCGGAGACATTGTGGTGCTGCACACCGGCGAAAAAATCGCCGTGGACGGCCGGGTGCTCCGGGGCAGCGCCCTGGTGGACGAATCCGCCATCACCGGGCGCAGCGAGCCGGAAACCAGATCATCCGGCGACCGGGTGTATGCCGGGACATTTGTCAGCCAGGGGGTCGTTTTTGTCCAGGCAGAACAGGTGGGGGACCAGACCTATCTGGCCCGCATCCTGAACCTGGTGGAAGATTCCCTTGAAAACAAGGCGCCCATTGAAAGCGTGGCCGACCGGTTGGCCCGGAACCTGATCAAAGCCGGATTCATTGTCACCCTGGCAACCCTGGTGATCACCCGCAGCTTTCAACGCTCCTTCACGGTCCTGCTGGTCATGGCCTGCCCCTGCGCCACCATTCTGGCCGCTTCCACCGCAGTGAGCGCGGCCCTGTCCGCGGCGGCCCGGCGGCACATTCTCATCAAGGGGGGCCGGTACCTGGAAGAAGCCGCCTCCGTCAACATCATCTGTTTTGACAAAACCGGCACCCTCACCACCAGTGAACCGGAAATCAGGCAAATGATCAGTCTCATGGGCCTGACGGAAAACGAACTGATTCAGCTGGCCTATTCAACGGAAATCCACAACGCCCATCCCGTGGCCCTGGCCCTGAAAAAAGAGGCGGCCCGCCGGGGAATCCCGCCCATTCCGCATGATGAGTGCGAATATATTCCGGGCAAAGGGGTCCGTTCCGTCATTCACGGGGATGAGGTGCTGGTGGGCAGCCACAAGCTGATGGCCCGGTACGGCATCGAAGACAGGCAGGTCAAAACCCTTCTGGAAAAACACAAGCACCTGGGCCTGACCCAGATTTTTATTGCCCGGAAAGGGATATTGCTGGGAACCATGGGGTTTGCCAACCAGGAACGGCCTAATCTGGAACACCTGGTGGCCCGCCTGAAAGGCGGCGGCGTGGAAAAAACCGCCATGATCACCGGTGATGCCAGATACACGGCCCTGGAAATGGCTGCCCGTCTGAAATTCGACGAATGCCGGTATTCCGTACTACCGGCCGAAAAAGCGGACATCATCCGTTCCCTGCGTGACGACGGGGACCGGATTCTGATGGTGGGAGACGGCATCAATGACGCTTTGGCCCTGGCTGAAGCCGACATCGGCGTGGCCATGGGCACCGGCGGGTCTGAAGTGGCCATCGAGGCGGCGGACATCGCCCTGGTGACCGACGACCTGGCCGGTGTGATCTATGTCCGGGAGTTGTCCGCCAAAACCCTGTCTGTGGTGCACCAGAACTTCTGGATCGCCACCGGATCCAATATCGGCGGGGTGGTCCTCGGGGCGGCGGGCCTGTTGTCCCCGGTCATGGCCGGCCTGGTGCACATCCTTCACACCCTGGGAATCCTGGCCAATTCCAGCCGGCTGCTTTTTTTTGACATCCCGGAAACCAGAGGCCCTGCCAAAAGACAGCGTCACAAACCGAATGACACATAA
- a CDS encoding magnetosome protein MamC — MSHYHYPAANTTPGSVFHPGPHAVLAMGGLGAICGGTAAAARNIRRVGQGGISREAAVQEVLKESAGAGIATAAATFVVGSVGAAGFLGLLGIVTVATGTRYLWDSAMDRGNTAPDHPDKTAEPDTTAKTTRTDRANTRKSTNDNPT, encoded by the coding sequence ATGTCTCATTACCATTATCCTGCGGCCAATACCACTCCCGGAAGCGTATTTCACCCGGGTCCCCATGCCGTGCTCGCCATGGGCGGACTGGGCGCCATCTGCGGGGGCACGGCAGCGGCAGCCAGGAATATCCGGCGGGTCGGACAGGGCGGCATCAGCCGTGAAGCAGCGGTACAGGAAGTATTGAAAGAAAGTGCCGGCGCCGGTATCGCCACGGCAGCCGCCACGTTCGTGGTCGGCAGTGTGGGGGCGGCCGGTTTTCTGGGTCTTCTGGGAATCGTGACAGTGGCCACGGGCACCCGTTATCTGTGGGATTCCGCCATGGACCGGGGTAACACCGCACCGGATCACCCAGATAAAACGGCCGAGCCGGATACAACCGCTAAAACTACCAGAACCGACCGGGCAAACACCCGGAAATCAACCAATGACAACCCAACCTGA
- a CDS encoding YtxH domain-containing protein produces the protein MHQLNPAGPNMPASGHVHPAAVNPALGTGQAVPASQMNHPFYHNPVGQLPPQYRPYSHEENRQTAMAVPPASGLGSWFDFSSAGYLKGFLAGAGITLLLTNTSVQKTLIRGTVKVWSTFQGGVEEVKEQFKDVKAEMSQDS, from the coding sequence ATGCATCAACTGAATCCTGCAGGACCTAACATGCCGGCTTCCGGACATGTTCACCCGGCTGCCGTAAACCCTGCTTTGGGAACCGGCCAGGCTGTACCGGCATCCCAGATGAACCACCCCTTTTATCATAACCCGGTCGGTCAACTTCCCCCTCAATACCGGCCCTACAGTCATGAAGAGAACCGGCAGACAGCGATGGCCGTGCCGCCGGCGTCCGGATTGGGCAGCTGGTTTGATTTCTCCAGTGCCGGATATCTCAAGGGCTTTCTGGCAGGTGCCGGCATCACACTGCTGTTGACCAACACCAGTGTCCAGAAAACCCTGATCCGGGGAACCGTCAAGGTCTGGTCCACTTTCCAGGGCGGTGTGGAGGAGGTCAAGGAACAGTTCAAGGATGTTAAAGCGGAAATGAGCCAGGATTCATGA
- a CDS encoding heavy metal translocating P-type ATPase, with protein MTECRVVHELPGRLRIRCAGFHDPSFDPAYMEAVLKNISGVGRVRFNIGAGTVVVGYNPDNTCRKTILACLKSLPAEACHPMQKCHSLPDPVGTAAKAVFSLVTPALPRRLAGVFSWAMGLPVLVRGMETLLTGGVKVEVLDAAAVGFSLGQKQYFTANAIVALLALGEYLEQVSDVKTIGLLSSLLRPRVEQVRVQRDGAEIRLALTELRVGDRVVCGSGEMVSVDGRIMEGEASLDQSSITGESMPVHVQPGDEILSGSLIHEGRIILDARQVGPETRLARINRFLENSLRFKSHGQQQSERLADRLVPATLGMGLGMFLLTRDIRRAAAVLTVDFSCAIKLANPVATRTAMYSAAREGILLKGAQALYALARVDTMVFDKTGTLTRGALEVTDVVPETGISRNDLLALAAAAESHYAHPVARAVVAEAKSRGLALSPAGRVDFIVAHGVSAYVNGRRVLVGSRHFIEEDEGIDCSEVDRSAGTLRKNGKNLLYVARENRLLGVIALRDALRPEAVRVLRDLKAAGIRKIITLTGDHPATARAVAGQLPDLDEIRWDLKPEQKAAIVSDLQKQGHQVAFAGDGVNDAPALITADVGICMPGGADLARESAQVVLLKEDLNDLVAARKMAVQARKIIRTCFNASVGLNSLFLLLAGSGRIPPVLAAVLHNANTVGVLGYAAAAGMQRPVKKKGPGL; from the coding sequence ATGACTGAATGCCGTGTGGTTCACGAACTGCCCGGAAGGCTGCGGATCAGGTGTGCCGGATTCCATGATCCATCCTTTGATCCCGCTTATATGGAGGCGGTGCTGAAAAACATTTCCGGTGTCGGCCGTGTCCGGTTCAACATAGGCGCCGGCACCGTGGTGGTGGGATACAACCCGGACAACACCTGCAGAAAGACCATTCTGGCATGTCTGAAATCCCTGCCGGCGGAAGCCTGTCATCCCATGCAGAAATGTCACTCTCTGCCAGATCCCGTGGGCACGGCTGCCAAAGCGGTATTTTCACTGGTCACCCCGGCCCTGCCCCGCCGGCTGGCCGGGGTGTTCAGCTGGGCCATGGGACTGCCCGTTCTGGTGCGGGGCATGGAAACCCTGCTGACCGGCGGGGTCAAGGTGGAGGTACTGGATGCAGCGGCCGTGGGATTTTCCCTGGGCCAAAAACAGTATTTTACCGCCAATGCCATTGTGGCCCTGCTGGCTTTGGGGGAATACCTGGAACAGGTGTCTGACGTCAAAACCATCGGCCTGTTAAGCAGCCTGCTGCGGCCCCGGGTGGAACAGGTCCGGGTTCAGCGGGATGGGGCGGAAATCCGCCTGGCCCTGACAGAACTGCGGGTGGGGGACCGGGTGGTGTGCGGGTCCGGGGAGATGGTCTCCGTGGATGGACGGATCATGGAGGGAGAGGCATCCCTTGACCAGAGTTCCATTACCGGTGAATCCATGCCCGTGCATGTACAACCCGGAGATGAAATCCTGTCCGGGTCCCTGATCCACGAAGGACGGATCATCCTGGATGCCCGGCAAGTAGGGCCCGAAACCCGTCTGGCGCGCATCAACCGGTTTCTGGAAAATTCCCTGCGGTTCAAATCCCATGGCCAGCAGCAGAGCGAGCGGCTGGCCGACCGCCTGGTGCCGGCCACCCTGGGCATGGGGCTGGGAATGTTCCTGCTCACCCGGGATATCCGCCGGGCCGCCGCCGTGCTCACTGTGGATTTTTCCTGTGCCATCAAGCTGGCCAATCCCGTGGCCACCCGGACCGCCATGTATTCGGCGGCCCGGGAAGGTATCCTGCTCAAAGGGGCACAGGCACTGTACGCCCTGGCCCGGGTGGACACCATGGTGTTTGACAAGACAGGGACCCTGACCCGGGGAGCACTGGAAGTAACGGACGTGGTGCCTGAAACCGGCATCTCCCGGAATGATCTCCTGGCCCTGGCCGCTGCGGCCGAGTCCCATTATGCCCATCCCGTGGCCCGGGCCGTGGTGGCGGAAGCCAAAAGCCGCGGTCTGGCACTGTCCCCCGCCGGCCGGGTGGACTTTATCGTGGCCCACGGGGTCTCCGCCTATGTCAACGGCCGGCGTGTCCTGGTGGGCAGCCGTCATTTCATTGAAGAAGACGAAGGCATTGACTGTTCAGAGGTTGACCGGTCCGCCGGGACCCTTCGGAAAAACGGAAAAAACCTGTTGTATGTGGCCCGGGAAAACCGCCTGCTGGGAGTGATCGCTTTGCGGGATGCCCTGCGGCCTGAAGCGGTCCGGGTACTGAGGGACCTGAAGGCCGCAGGTATCCGTAAAATTATCACCCTGACCGGCGATCATCCGGCAACGGCCCGGGCCGTTGCCGGACAGCTGCCGGATCTGGACGAAATACGCTGGGATCTCAAACCGGAGCAGAAGGCGGCCATTGTGTCGGATCTGCAGAAACAGGGACACCAGGTGGCATTTGCCGGAGACGGGGTAAACGATGCTCCGGCCCTGATCACTGCGGATGTGGGCATCTGTATGCCCGGAGGCGCGGATCTGGCCCGGGAATCCGCCCAGGTGGTACTGCTCAAAGAAGATCTGAACGACCTGGTCGCGGCCCGGAAGATGGCTGTTCAGGCCCGGAAAATCATCCGAACCTGTTTCAATGCATCTGTGGGGCTCAATTCCCTGTTTCTTCTGCTGGCCGGCAGCGGCCGCATTCCGCCGGTACTGGCGGCGGTCCTGCACAACGCCAACACAGTAGGGGTCCTGGGATACGCGGCAGCCGCCGGTATGCAGCGCCCCGTAAAAAAGAAAGGCCCCGGATTATGA
- a CDS encoding ferrous iron transport protein A, producing the protein MTVPLFESPAGRPLVLKAFTDPDLAVRLGRMGLYEGSEIERLDQEVLVQPVRIKGPAGEAVLGGGMAMKVVIHLDDGRKLPLAEMRTGETGHMEGFTGGPALSDTLAVLGLSSGDRIRFLRHLPPMTYITRLETGVRVHLTEGMAAKIWGRSGNEEVQFICAPTDNPFAVLQILGGKRARQMLYSRQIEPGTILVLENVAPAQSLRTETLNPVVIASREGLRLFLNPEDGRRILVTPAG; encoded by the coding sequence ATGACTGTTCCCCTGTTTGAATCGCCTGCGGGCAGACCCCTGGTGCTCAAAGCGTTCACCGACCCGGATCTGGCAGTACGCCTGGGACGGATGGGTTTGTATGAGGGCAGTGAAATTGAACGGCTGGACCAGGAAGTGCTCGTGCAGCCGGTGCGTATCAAAGGACCGGCAGGAGAGGCCGTCCTGGGCGGCGGCATGGCCATGAAGGTGGTGATCCACCTGGATGACGGCCGCAAACTGCCCCTGGCGGAAATGAGAACCGGAGAAACCGGCCATATGGAAGGGTTCACGGGCGGACCCGCCCTTTCCGATACCCTGGCCGTGCTGGGCCTGTCATCCGGCGACCGTATCCGGTTTCTGCGGCACCTGCCGCCCATGACTTATATCACCCGGCTGGAGACCGGGGTCCGGGTGCACCTGACCGAAGGCATGGCCGCCAAGATCTGGGGCCGTTCCGGTAATGAAGAAGTGCAATTTATCTGTGCGCCCACCGATAACCCATTTGCGGTGCTCCAAATCCTGGGCGGCAAAAGAGCCCGTCAGATGCTGTATTCCCGACAAATAGAACCGGGAACCATCCTGGTGCTGGAAAATGTAGCCCCGGCCCAGAGCCTCCGGACAGAAACCCTGAATCCGGTGGTGATTGCAAGCCGGGAAGGGCTGCGGCTGTTCCTGAACCCCGAGGACGGCCGCCGGATACTGGTGACGCCGGCCGGATAA
- a CDS encoding HU family DNA-binding protein — protein MNKHALVKKMAKDAGITEAAAGKALKSFMEGVTDALKKHNGITLVGFGTFKKIYRKERNGRNPQTGEPIKIMEKNVVKFWAGKKLRGQIEAS, from the coding sequence ATGAACAAACACGCACTGGTAAAGAAAATGGCAAAGGATGCCGGGATAACCGAGGCAGCCGCAGGAAAGGCCCTTAAATCATTTATGGAAGGTGTGACAGATGCATTGAAAAAACACAACGGTATCACTCTGGTGGGTTTTGGTACCTTTAAAAAAATTTACCGCAAAGAAAGGAACGGGCGTAATCCCCAGACAGGGGAACCCATAAAGATAATGGAAAAAAATGTGGTGAAATTTTGGGCAGGCAAAAAGCTCAGAGGCCAGATAGAAGCATCCTGA
- the nifH gene encoding nitrogenase iron protein yields MRKIAIYGKGGIGKSTTTQNLVAGLVEAGNKIMVVGCDPKADSTRLLLDGLAQRTVLDTLREEGEDVVLEDVLKLGYGGTMCTESGGPEPGVGCAGRGIITSINLLEQLGAYDNEDLDYVFYDVLGDVVCGGFAMPMREGKAQEIYIVVSGEMMAMYAANNICKGIVKFAESGGIRLGGLICNSRAVANEREMIEVLAEKLGTKMIHFIPRENMVQQAEINRKTVIEFAPEHSQADEYRALAKKINENDKFVIPTPITIEALESLLIKHGIAA; encoded by the coding sequence ATGAGAAAGATAGCCATTTACGGAAAAGGCGGTATTGGAAAATCGACCACAACCCAGAATCTGGTTGCAGGACTCGTGGAAGCCGGCAACAAAATAATGGTGGTGGGCTGTGATCCCAAGGCAGACTCCACGCGACTTCTGCTCGACGGGCTTGCCCAGAGAACCGTACTGGACACCCTGAGGGAGGAAGGCGAAGATGTGGTTCTGGAAGATGTTCTGAAGCTGGGATACGGCGGAACCATGTGCACGGAATCCGGCGGTCCGGAACCGGGTGTGGGATGCGCAGGAAGGGGGATCATTACCTCCATCAACCTTCTGGAACAGCTGGGGGCCTATGACAATGAAGACCTGGATTATGTGTTTTATGATGTACTGGGGGACGTTGTCTGCGGCGGATTTGCCATGCCCATGCGGGAGGGCAAGGCCCAGGAAATCTATATCGTGGTTTCCGGCGAGATGATGGCCATGTATGCGGCCAACAACATATGTAAGGGGATTGTGAAATTTGCCGAGTCCGGCGGTATCCGGCTGGGGGGCCTCATCTGCAATTCCAGGGCCGTGGCCAACGAAAGAGAGATGATCGAAGTGTTGGCTGAAAAACTGGGAACAAAGATGATCCATTTTATCCCCAGGGAAAATATGGTTCAACAGGCTGAGATTAATAGAAAAACCGTGATTGAGTTTGCACCGGAACATTCCCAGGCAGATGAATACCGTGCCCTTGCAAAAAAGATCAATGAAAATGATAAGTTTGTCATTCCGACACCCATAACCATTGAAGCACTGGAATCCCTGCTCATTAAGCATGGCATTGCAGCTTAA
- a CDS encoding P-II family nitrogen regulator — protein MKIMIRSIVRPEKTHDIMAALMEAGFPAVTRMSVAGRGKQRGIKIGEITYDEIPKEMLITVVDEKDKDFVIRTIMKTAKSGEKGAFGDGKIFVSPVDEVYTISSGIVETHKEEAEEGVA, from the coding sequence ATGAAAATAATGATCAGATCAATCGTCAGGCCGGAAAAAACCCATGATATCATGGCTGCGCTCATGGAAGCAGGCTTTCCCGCGGTTACCCGTATGAGCGTGGCAGGACGCGGGAAGCAGAGAGGAATTAAGATCGGCGAAATCACCTATGATGAAATCCCCAAGGAAATGCTGATCACAGTGGTGGATGAAAAGGACAAGGATTTTGTCATCAGGACCATCATGAAAACCGCTAAAAGCGGTGAAAAAGGGGCCTTTGGAGACGGCAAGATTTTTGTCAGTCCCGTGGACGAGGTCTACACCATCAGTTCAGGGATTGTGGAAACCCATAAAGAAGAGGCCGAAGAGGGGGTCGCATGA
- a CDS encoding P-II family nitrogen regulator: MKEVMAVIRMNMINKTKRALIDADISSMTAFEVLGRGKGLVDLKLLKGAEQGYEEAIAQLGQGGRLIPKRAISIVVPQKLVAKTIKTIIEANHTGKSGDGVIWVMPIFDALSVRTSEFGDKILDEF, translated from the coding sequence ATGAAAGAGGTAATGGCCGTTATCCGCATGAACATGATCAATAAGACCAAACGCGCCCTCATTGATGCAGATATCTCCTCCATGACCGCATTTGAGGTTCTGGGCAGGGGAAAGGGGCTTGTGGACTTAAAGCTATTAAAGGGTGCGGAACAAGGATATGAAGAGGCCATTGCCCAGCTGGGACAGGGCGGACGTCTGATCCCCAAGAGGGCGATCTCCATCGTGGTCCCCCAAAAGCTGGTAGCCAAAACCATCAAGACCATCATTGAAGCCAACCATACCGGAAAATCAGGGGACGGCGTCATCTGGGTCATGCCGATTTTTGATGCCCTGAGTGTGAGAACCAGCGAGTTCGGAGATAAGATTCTCGACGAGTTTTGA